A single genomic interval of Zonotrichia albicollis isolate bZonAlb1 chromosome 33, bZonAlb1.hap1, whole genome shotgun sequence harbors:
- the PMEL gene encoding melanocyte protein PMEL isoform X2 produces MRGLGAIAVLGALLVLAEAQSRAAGRGRSRGRGPAWGGQGRPGPFGAWDSALYPPWQRDRRDCWTGGDVTFDISNDAPTLAGAQATFSIALRLPGTQRALPDGRVVWGQNCTVNGTQVAQGDPVFPEQPDATGTFPDGSPLPRGRRGKFVYVWWTWGRYWQVLDGPVSQLTVDTQGVALGSYTMEVTVYHARGRQKFVPIGHGSSQFSVTDQVPLSVAVSQLPDAAVPVPGGGGAFVRNRAVAFAVRLHDPSRYLRHADVSFSWDFGDQSGTLITRSATVTHTYRDIGTFSPRLVLQAAIPLSPCGPSTAPAVTTGGGTEPAATTGGGTEPAATTATPASGGQSTASGEPVEPTGGSAVEPSDPAVTDPAVPVVTDPSVTDPSVPIVTEPAVPVVTDPVVTDPAATELSVPAVTASAAPVASSASPAVATAPGATSVPSVPSVEATAAADAATDGGASDVTAAATAGSATSGSATAGSALDATAAATLAVTADATVGATAVSLAAATSGATSGATSGATSGTTAQPLALVKRQAPVGDVPCVLYRYGTFATQLDIVQGIESVAIVQVVPEGGGGSSVELTVTCEGGVPSEVCTVVADPECRTAEAESCSPVSPSPPGCELVLRQDFNRSGLFCLNVSLANGNGLAVATTRVAVGGASPASGHTTLFVGLVLVAAALGTAAYTYRRAKSPSLSPVSPPGRSRPWLSPNVPAVRRLLQRALGAPPSGESSPLLRARSV; encoded by the exons ATGAGGGGGCTCGGGGCCATCGCGGTGCTGGGGGCGCTCCTCGTCCTGGCTGAGGCTCAGAGCA GAGCCGCCGGGCGGGGCCGCAGCCGCGGGCGGGGCCCGGCCTggggcgggcagggccggcCGGGGCCGTTCGGGGCCTGGGACTCGGCGCTGTACCCGCCCTGGCAGCGCGACCGCCGCGACTGCTGGACAG GTGGCGATGTCACCTTCGACATCAGCAACGACGCGCCGACGCTGGCGGGCGCCCAGGCCACGTTCTCCATCGCGCTGCGCCTGCCGGGCACCCAGCGGGCACTGCCCGACGGCCGCGTGGTCTGGGGGCAGAACTGCACCGTCAACG gcacgcaggtggcacagggggacccGGTGTTCCCGGAGCAGCCGGACGCCACCGGCACCTTCCCGGACGGGAGCCCCCTGCCCCGGGGCCGGCGCGGGAAATTCGTCTACGTCTGGTGGACCTGGG ggcgGTACTGGCAGGTGCTGGACGGGCCGGTGTCCCAGCTCACCGTGGACACCCAGGGGGTGGCACTCGGCTCCTACACCATGGAGGTCACCGTGTACCACGCCCGGGGACGGCAGAAATTCGTCCCCATCGGCCACGGCAGCAGCCAGTTCAGTGTCACCG ACCAGGTCCCGCTCTCGGTGGCGGTGTCGCAGCTCCCGGACGCGGCGGTGCCGGTGCCCGGCGGTGGCGGTGCCTTCGTGCGGAACCGCGCGGTGGCGTTCGCGGTGCGGCTGCACGACCCGAGCCGGTACCTGCGCCACGCCGACGTGTCCTTCTCGTGGGACTTCGGCGACCAGAGCGGGACCCTCATCACGCGCAGCGCCACCGTCACCCACACCTATCGCGACATCGGCACCTTCTCGCCGCGCCTGGTGCTGCAGGCCGCCATCCCGCTCAGCCCCTGCgggcccagcacggcccccgCCGTCACCACCGGCGGTGGCACCGAGCCCGCGGCCACCACCGGAGGTGGCACCGAGCCCGCGGCCACCACGGCCACCCCCGCCTCGGGGGGACAGAGCACGG cCTCCGGGGAGCCGGTGGAGCCCACGGGGGGCTCGGCTGTGGAACCGTCGGACCCGGCTGTCACCGATCCCGCTGTCCCCGTTGTCACCGACCCCTCTGTCACCGATCCctctgtccccattgtcacTGAGCCCGCTGTCCCTGTTGTCACCGATCCCGTTGTCACCGACCCCGCCGCCACCGAGCTCTCGGTGCCCGCTGTCACCGCCAGCGCCGCTCCTGTCGCCTCCTCCGCGTCCCCCGCTGTCGCCACCGCGCCCGGGGccacctctgtcccctctgtcccctcggTGGAAGCGACAGCGGCTGCAG ATGCGGCGACAGACGGAGGTGCAAGTGATgtcacagctgctgccacagctggatcGGCCACATCTGGATcggccacagctggatcagCCCTCGATGCCACCGCCGCGGCCACGCTCGCTGTCACCGCAGATGCCACCGTGGGAGCCACCGCTGTGTCCCTGGCGGCTGCCACATCTGGAGCCACATCTGGAGCCACATCTGGAGCCACATCTGgcaccacagcccagcccctggcactggtCAAGCGCCAGGCGCCGGTTGGGGACGTGCCCTGTGTCCTGTACCGCTACGGCACCTTCGCCACCCAGCTGGACATTGTCC aGGGCATCGAGAGCGTGGCCATCGTGCAGGTGGTGCCCgagggcggcggcggcagcagcgtgGAGCTGACGGTGACGTGCGAGGGCGG GGTGCCGTCGGAGGTGTGCACGGTGGTGGCGGACCCCGAGTGCCGCACGGCCGAGGCCGAGTCGTGCTCGCCGGTGTCGCCGTCGCCGCCGGGCTGCGAGCTCGTGCTGCGCCAGGACTTCAACCGCAGCGGCCTCTTCTGCCTCAACGTGTCCCTGGCCAACGGCAACGGGCTGGCCGTGGCCACGACACGCGTGGCCGTGGGAG gagccagcccgGCCAGCGGTCACACCACGCTGTTCGTGGGACTCGTGCTGGTGGCGGCCGCCCTGGGCACGGCCGCGTACACctacag ACGAGCCAAGTCACCGTcgctgtccccggtgtcccctccgGGCCGGTCGCGGCCGTGgctgtccccaaatgtccccgcGGTTCGGCGGCTGCTGCAGCGCGCCCTGGGGGCGCCCCCGAGCGGCGAGAGCAGCCCCCTGCTCCGGGCCCGCTCGGTTTAG
- the PMEL gene encoding melanocyte protein PMEL isoform X1 produces MRGLGAIAVLGALLVLAEAQSRAAGRGRSRGRGPAWGGQGRPGPFGAWDSALYPPWQRDRRDCWTGGDVTFDISNDAPTLAGAQATFSIALRLPGTQRALPDGRVVWGQNCTVNGTQVAQGDPVFPEQPDATGTFPDGSPLPRGRRGKFVYVWWTWGRYWQVLDGPVSQLTVDTQGVALGSYTMEVTVYHARGRQKFVPIGHGSSQFSVTDQVPLSVAVSQLPDAAVPVPGGGGAFVRNRAVAFAVRLHDPSRYLRHADVSFSWDFGDQSGTLITRSATVTHTYRDIGTFSPRLVLQAAIPLSPCGPSTAPAVTTGGGTEPAATTGGGTEPAATTATPASGGQSTAPAASGEPVEPTGGSAVEPSDPAVTDPAVPVVTDPSVTDPSVPIVTEPAVPVVTDPVVTDPAATELSVPAVTASAAPVASSASPAVATAPGATSVPSVPSVEATAAADAATDGGASDVTAAATAGSATSGSATAGSALDATAAATLAVTADATVGATAVSLAAATSGATSGATSGATSGTTAQPLALVKRQAPVGDVPCVLYRYGTFATQLDIVQGIESVAIVQVVPEGGGGSSVELTVTCEGGVPSEVCTVVADPECRTAEAESCSPVSPSPPGCELVLRQDFNRSGLFCLNVSLANGNGLAVATTRVAVGGASPASGHTTLFVGLVLVAAALGTAAYTYRRAKSPSLSPVSPPGRSRPWLSPNVPAVRRLLQRALGAPPSGESSPLLRARSV; encoded by the exons ATGAGGGGGCTCGGGGCCATCGCGGTGCTGGGGGCGCTCCTCGTCCTGGCTGAGGCTCAGAGCA GAGCCGCCGGGCGGGGCCGCAGCCGCGGGCGGGGCCCGGCCTggggcgggcagggccggcCGGGGCCGTTCGGGGCCTGGGACTCGGCGCTGTACCCGCCCTGGCAGCGCGACCGCCGCGACTGCTGGACAG GTGGCGATGTCACCTTCGACATCAGCAACGACGCGCCGACGCTGGCGGGCGCCCAGGCCACGTTCTCCATCGCGCTGCGCCTGCCGGGCACCCAGCGGGCACTGCCCGACGGCCGCGTGGTCTGGGGGCAGAACTGCACCGTCAACG gcacgcaggtggcacagggggacccGGTGTTCCCGGAGCAGCCGGACGCCACCGGCACCTTCCCGGACGGGAGCCCCCTGCCCCGGGGCCGGCGCGGGAAATTCGTCTACGTCTGGTGGACCTGGG ggcgGTACTGGCAGGTGCTGGACGGGCCGGTGTCCCAGCTCACCGTGGACACCCAGGGGGTGGCACTCGGCTCCTACACCATGGAGGTCACCGTGTACCACGCCCGGGGACGGCAGAAATTCGTCCCCATCGGCCACGGCAGCAGCCAGTTCAGTGTCACCG ACCAGGTCCCGCTCTCGGTGGCGGTGTCGCAGCTCCCGGACGCGGCGGTGCCGGTGCCCGGCGGTGGCGGTGCCTTCGTGCGGAACCGCGCGGTGGCGTTCGCGGTGCGGCTGCACGACCCGAGCCGGTACCTGCGCCACGCCGACGTGTCCTTCTCGTGGGACTTCGGCGACCAGAGCGGGACCCTCATCACGCGCAGCGCCACCGTCACCCACACCTATCGCGACATCGGCACCTTCTCGCCGCGCCTGGTGCTGCAGGCCGCCATCCCGCTCAGCCCCTGCgggcccagcacggcccccgCCGTCACCACCGGCGGTGGCACCGAGCCCGCGGCCACCACCGGAGGTGGCACCGAGCCCGCGGCCACCACGGCCACCCCCGCCTCGGGGGGACAGAGCACGG cccccgcagcCTCCGGGGAGCCGGTGGAGCCCACGGGGGGCTCGGCTGTGGAACCGTCGGACCCGGCTGTCACCGATCCCGCTGTCCCCGTTGTCACCGACCCCTCTGTCACCGATCCctctgtccccattgtcacTGAGCCCGCTGTCCCTGTTGTCACCGATCCCGTTGTCACCGACCCCGCCGCCACCGAGCTCTCGGTGCCCGCTGTCACCGCCAGCGCCGCTCCTGTCGCCTCCTCCGCGTCCCCCGCTGTCGCCACCGCGCCCGGGGccacctctgtcccctctgtcccctcggTGGAAGCGACAGCGGCTGCAG ATGCGGCGACAGACGGAGGTGCAAGTGATgtcacagctgctgccacagctggatcGGCCACATCTGGATcggccacagctggatcagCCCTCGATGCCACCGCCGCGGCCACGCTCGCTGTCACCGCAGATGCCACCGTGGGAGCCACCGCTGTGTCCCTGGCGGCTGCCACATCTGGAGCCACATCTGGAGCCACATCTGGAGCCACATCTGgcaccacagcccagcccctggcactggtCAAGCGCCAGGCGCCGGTTGGGGACGTGCCCTGTGTCCTGTACCGCTACGGCACCTTCGCCACCCAGCTGGACATTGTCC aGGGCATCGAGAGCGTGGCCATCGTGCAGGTGGTGCCCgagggcggcggcggcagcagcgtgGAGCTGACGGTGACGTGCGAGGGCGG GGTGCCGTCGGAGGTGTGCACGGTGGTGGCGGACCCCGAGTGCCGCACGGCCGAGGCCGAGTCGTGCTCGCCGGTGTCGCCGTCGCCGCCGGGCTGCGAGCTCGTGCTGCGCCAGGACTTCAACCGCAGCGGCCTCTTCTGCCTCAACGTGTCCCTGGCCAACGGCAACGGGCTGGCCGTGGCCACGACACGCGTGGCCGTGGGAG gagccagcccgGCCAGCGGTCACACCACGCTGTTCGTGGGACTCGTGCTGGTGGCGGCCGCCCTGGGCACGGCCGCGTACACctacag ACGAGCCAAGTCACCGTcgctgtccccggtgtcccctccgGGCCGGTCGCGGCCGTGgctgtccccaaatgtccccgcGGTTCGGCGGCTGCTGCAGCGCGCCCTGGGGGCGCCCCCGAGCGGCGAGAGCAGCCCCCTGCTCCGGGCCCGCTCGGTTTAG
- the PMEL gene encoding melanocyte protein PMEL isoform X3, with the protein MRGLGAIAVLGALLVLAEAQSRAAGRGRSRGRGPAWGGQGRPGPFGAWDSALYPPWQRDRRDCWTGGDVTFDISNDAPTLAGAQATFSIALRLPGTQRALPDGRVVWGQNCTVNGTQVAQGDPVFPEQPDATGTFPDGSPLPRGRRGKFVYVWWTWGRYWQVLDGPVSQLTVDTQGVALGSYTMEVTVYHARGRQKFVPIGHGSSQFSVTDQVPLSVAVSQLPDAAVPVPGGGGAFVRNRAVAFAVRLHDPSRYLRHADVSFSWDFGDQSGTLITRSATVTHTYRDIGTFSPRLVLQAAIPLSPCGPSTAPAVTTGGGTEPAATTGGGTEPAATTATPASGGQSTAPAASGEPVEPTGGSAVEPSDPAVTDPAVPVVTDPSVTDPSVPIVTEPAVPVVTDPVVTDPAATELSVPAVTASAAPVASSASPAVATAPGATSVPSVPSVEATAAADAATDGGASDVTAAATAGSATSGSATAGSALDATAAATLAVTADATVGATAVSLAAATSGATSGATSGATSGTTAQPLALVKRQAPVGDVPCVLYRYGTFATQLDIVQGIESVAIVQVVPEGGGGSSVELTVTCEGGVPSEVCTVVADPECRTAEAESCSKLSQISKIIPKWPPKRLQILNNDPKPPQNSYKYPK; encoded by the exons ATGAGGGGGCTCGGGGCCATCGCGGTGCTGGGGGCGCTCCTCGTCCTGGCTGAGGCTCAGAGCA GAGCCGCCGGGCGGGGCCGCAGCCGCGGGCGGGGCCCGGCCTggggcgggcagggccggcCGGGGCCGTTCGGGGCCTGGGACTCGGCGCTGTACCCGCCCTGGCAGCGCGACCGCCGCGACTGCTGGACAG GTGGCGATGTCACCTTCGACATCAGCAACGACGCGCCGACGCTGGCGGGCGCCCAGGCCACGTTCTCCATCGCGCTGCGCCTGCCGGGCACCCAGCGGGCACTGCCCGACGGCCGCGTGGTCTGGGGGCAGAACTGCACCGTCAACG gcacgcaggtggcacagggggacccGGTGTTCCCGGAGCAGCCGGACGCCACCGGCACCTTCCCGGACGGGAGCCCCCTGCCCCGGGGCCGGCGCGGGAAATTCGTCTACGTCTGGTGGACCTGGG ggcgGTACTGGCAGGTGCTGGACGGGCCGGTGTCCCAGCTCACCGTGGACACCCAGGGGGTGGCACTCGGCTCCTACACCATGGAGGTCACCGTGTACCACGCCCGGGGACGGCAGAAATTCGTCCCCATCGGCCACGGCAGCAGCCAGTTCAGTGTCACCG ACCAGGTCCCGCTCTCGGTGGCGGTGTCGCAGCTCCCGGACGCGGCGGTGCCGGTGCCCGGCGGTGGCGGTGCCTTCGTGCGGAACCGCGCGGTGGCGTTCGCGGTGCGGCTGCACGACCCGAGCCGGTACCTGCGCCACGCCGACGTGTCCTTCTCGTGGGACTTCGGCGACCAGAGCGGGACCCTCATCACGCGCAGCGCCACCGTCACCCACACCTATCGCGACATCGGCACCTTCTCGCCGCGCCTGGTGCTGCAGGCCGCCATCCCGCTCAGCCCCTGCgggcccagcacggcccccgCCGTCACCACCGGCGGTGGCACCGAGCCCGCGGCCACCACCGGAGGTGGCACCGAGCCCGCGGCCACCACGGCCACCCCCGCCTCGGGGGGACAGAGCACGG cccccgcagcCTCCGGGGAGCCGGTGGAGCCCACGGGGGGCTCGGCTGTGGAACCGTCGGACCCGGCTGTCACCGATCCCGCTGTCCCCGTTGTCACCGACCCCTCTGTCACCGATCCctctgtccccattgtcacTGAGCCCGCTGTCCCTGTTGTCACCGATCCCGTTGTCACCGACCCCGCCGCCACCGAGCTCTCGGTGCCCGCTGTCACCGCCAGCGCCGCTCCTGTCGCCTCCTCCGCGTCCCCCGCTGTCGCCACCGCGCCCGGGGccacctctgtcccctctgtcccctcggTGGAAGCGACAGCGGCTGCAG ATGCGGCGACAGACGGAGGTGCAAGTGATgtcacagctgctgccacagctggatcGGCCACATCTGGATcggccacagctggatcagCCCTCGATGCCACCGCCGCGGCCACGCTCGCTGTCACCGCAGATGCCACCGTGGGAGCCACCGCTGTGTCCCTGGCGGCTGCCACATCTGGAGCCACATCTGGAGCCACATCTGGAGCCACATCTGgcaccacagcccagcccctggcactggtCAAGCGCCAGGCGCCGGTTGGGGACGTGCCCTGTGTCCTGTACCGCTACGGCACCTTCGCCACCCAGCTGGACATTGTCC aGGGCATCGAGAGCGTGGCCATCGTGCAGGTGGTGCCCgagggcggcggcggcagcagcgtgGAGCTGACGGTGACGTGCGAGGGCGG GGTGCCGTCGGAGGTGTGCACGGTGGTGGCGGACCCCGAGTGCCGCACGGCCGAAGCCGAGTCGTGCTCGAAATTATCCCAAATCtccaaaattatccccaaatGGCCCCCAAAACGGCTCCAAATCCTCAATAACGACCCTAAACCCCCTCAAAACAGCTACAAATACCCAAAATGA
- the CDK2 gene encoding cyclin-dependent kinase 2 isoform X2, with protein sequence MENFQKVEKIGEGTYGVVYKARNKVTGEVVALKKIRLDTETEGVPSTAIREISLLKELNHPNIVKLLDVIHTENKLYLVFEFLHQDLKKFMDSSSLSGIALPLIKGLAFCHAHRVLHRDLKPQNLLINAEGSIKLADFGLARAFGVPVRTYTHEVVTLWYRAPEILLGCKYYSTAVDIWSLGCIFAEMITRRALFPGDSEIDQLFRIFRTLGTPDEAAWPGVSALPDYKATFPRWARQDLAKVLPPLDDEGRKLLAQMLHYDPNKRISAKAALGHPFFRDVTRAVPHLRL encoded by the exons atgGAGAACTTCCAGAAGGTGGAGAAGATCGGCGAGGGCACCTACGGCGTGGTCTACAAGGCGCGCAACAAGGTGACAGGGGAGGTGGTGGCCCTCAAGAAGATCCGCCTGGACAC GGAGACCGAGGGTGTCCCCAGCACGGCCATCAGGGAGATCTCGCTGCTCAAGGAGCTCAACCACCCCAACATCGTCaa gCTGCTGGATGTCATCCACACGGAGAACAAGCTGTACCTGGTGTTCGAGTTCCTGCACCAGGACCTGAAGAAGTTCATGGACTCCTCGTCCCTCAGCGGGATCGCGCTGCCGCTCATCAAG ggcctggcttTCTGCCACGCCCACCGTGTTCTGCACCGGGACCTGAAGCCGCAGAACCTGCTCATCAACGCCGAGGGCTCCATCAAGCTGGCTGACTTCGGGCTGGCCCGCGCTTTTGGGGTGCCTGTCAGGACCTACACACACGAg gtgGTGACGCTCTGGTACCGCGCCCCCGAGATCCTGCTGGGCTGCAAATATTACAGCACAGCCGTGGACATCTGGAGCCTGGGCTGCATCTTCGCCGAGATG ATCACCCGCCGTGCCCTGTTCCCCGGTGACTCCGAGATCGACCAGCTGTTCCGCATTTTCCGCACCCTGGGCACCCCGGACGAGGCCGCCTGGCCGGGGGTGTCGGCGCTGCCCGATTACAAGGCCACCTTCCCCCGCTGGGCGCGCCAGGACCTGGCCAAGGTGCTGCCGCCGCTGGACGACGAGGGACGCAAGCTGCTGGcg CAAATGCTGCACTACGACCCCAACAAGCGAATCTCGGCCAAGGCCGCCCTGGGCCACCCCTTCTTCAGGGACGTCACCAGAGCCGTGCCCCACCTGCGCCTCTga
- the CDK2 gene encoding cyclin-dependent kinase 2 isoform X3 gives MENFQKVEKIGEGTYGVVYKARNKVTGEVVALKKIRLDTETEGVPSTAIREISLLKELNHPNIVKLLDVIHTENKLYLVFEFLHQDLKKFMDSSSLSGIALPLIKSYLFQLLQGLAFCHAHRVLHRDLKPQNLLINAEGSIKLADFGLARAFGVPVRTYTHEITRRALFPGDSEIDQLFRIFRTLGTPDEAAWPGVSALPDYKATFPRWARQDLAKVLPPLDDEGRKLLAQMLHYDPNKRISAKAALGHPFFRDVTRAVPHLRL, from the exons atgGAGAACTTCCAGAAGGTGGAGAAGATCGGCGAGGGCACCTACGGCGTGGTCTACAAGGCGCGCAACAAGGTGACAGGGGAGGTGGTGGCCCTCAAGAAGATCCGCCTGGACAC GGAGACCGAGGGTGTCCCCAGCACGGCCATCAGGGAGATCTCGCTGCTCAAGGAGCTCAACCACCCCAACATCGTCaa gCTGCTGGATGTCATCCACACGGAGAACAAGCTGTACCTGGTGTTCGAGTTCCTGCACCAGGACCTGAAGAAGTTCATGGACTCCTCGTCCCTCAGCGGGATCGCGCTGCCGCTCATCAAG AGTTACctgttccagctgctgcagggcctggcttTCTGCCACGCCCACCGTGTTCTGCACCGGGACCTGAAGCCGCAGAACCTGCTCATCAACGCCGAGGGCTCCATCAAGCTGGCTGACTTCGGGCTGGCCCGCGCTTTTGGGGTGCCTGTCAGGACCTACACACACGAg ATCACCCGCCGTGCCCTGTTCCCCGGTGACTCCGAGATCGACCAGCTGTTCCGCATTTTCCGCACCCTGGGCACCCCGGACGAGGCCGCCTGGCCGGGGGTGTCGGCGCTGCCCGATTACAAGGCCACCTTCCCCCGCTGGGCGCGCCAGGACCTGGCCAAGGTGCTGCCGCCGCTGGACGACGAGGGACGCAAGCTGCTGGcg CAAATGCTGCACTACGACCCCAACAAGCGAATCTCGGCCAAGGCCGCCCTGGGCCACCCCTTCTTCAGGGACGTCACCAGAGCCGTGCCCCACCTGCGCCTCTga
- the CDK2 gene encoding cyclin-dependent kinase 2 isoform X1 — translation MENFQKVEKIGEGTYGVVYKARNKVTGEVVALKKIRLDTETEGVPSTAIREISLLKELNHPNIVKLLDVIHTENKLYLVFEFLHQDLKKFMDSSSLSGIALPLIKSYLFQLLQGLAFCHAHRVLHRDLKPQNLLINAEGSIKLADFGLARAFGVPVRTYTHEVVTLWYRAPEILLGCKYYSTAVDIWSLGCIFAEMITRRALFPGDSEIDQLFRIFRTLGTPDEAAWPGVSALPDYKATFPRWARQDLAKVLPPLDDEGRKLLAQMLHYDPNKRISAKAALGHPFFRDVTRAVPHLRL, via the exons atgGAGAACTTCCAGAAGGTGGAGAAGATCGGCGAGGGCACCTACGGCGTGGTCTACAAGGCGCGCAACAAGGTGACAGGGGAGGTGGTGGCCCTCAAGAAGATCCGCCTGGACAC GGAGACCGAGGGTGTCCCCAGCACGGCCATCAGGGAGATCTCGCTGCTCAAGGAGCTCAACCACCCCAACATCGTCaa gCTGCTGGATGTCATCCACACGGAGAACAAGCTGTACCTGGTGTTCGAGTTCCTGCACCAGGACCTGAAGAAGTTCATGGACTCCTCGTCCCTCAGCGGGATCGCGCTGCCGCTCATCAAG AGTTACctgttccagctgctgcagggcctggcttTCTGCCACGCCCACCGTGTTCTGCACCGGGACCTGAAGCCGCAGAACCTGCTCATCAACGCCGAGGGCTCCATCAAGCTGGCTGACTTCGGGCTGGCCCGCGCTTTTGGGGTGCCTGTCAGGACCTACACACACGAg gtgGTGACGCTCTGGTACCGCGCCCCCGAGATCCTGCTGGGCTGCAAATATTACAGCACAGCCGTGGACATCTGGAGCCTGGGCTGCATCTTCGCCGAGATG ATCACCCGCCGTGCCCTGTTCCCCGGTGACTCCGAGATCGACCAGCTGTTCCGCATTTTCCGCACCCTGGGCACCCCGGACGAGGCCGCCTGGCCGGGGGTGTCGGCGCTGCCCGATTACAAGGCCACCTTCCCCCGCTGGGCGCGCCAGGACCTGGCCAAGGTGCTGCCGCCGCTGGACGACGAGGGACGCAAGCTGCTGGcg CAAATGCTGCACTACGACCCCAACAAGCGAATCTCGGCCAAGGCCGCCCTGGGCCACCCCTTCTTCAGGGACGTCACCAGAGCCGTGCCCCACCTGCGCCTCTga